A stretch of Pangasianodon hypophthalmus isolate fPanHyp1 chromosome 9, fPanHyp1.pri, whole genome shotgun sequence DNA encodes these proteins:
- the LOC117598048 gene encoding NLR family CARD domain-containing protein 3-like yields MTSNMSVSGKQDLKKDERVMEGKRSDSPEPSCVSMKSDRSMDPPNIFRDRDSSTDVRPQKKKSNSSRNQLESIFKELEHKVITLIKNELKRFRKLLSPDYPACTEREMEDEEDLHSVREGALKITLHVLKNMNHTYLANTLHTKSVASVYHSKLKSNLRKKCKRINEGISQHGSSALLNEIYTELYITEGWSGDVNNEHEVRQIETASRRPATQETPIKCNDLFKDKSIRTVLTKGVAGIGKTVSVQKFILDWAEGKANQDVFFMFPLPFRELNLMKQQNLTLMNLLHHFFPEMRKLQLIDCDSYKVVLIFDGLDECRLPLNFQKNERLCDVTESASVDVLLTNLIKGNLLPSALLWITSRPGAANQIPPECVDQVTEVRGFSDPQKEEYFRKKISAQSLANKIITHMKSSRSLYIMCHIPVFCWISATVLQRMLGEAESGEIPKTLTEMFTHFLIFQIKHKDQKYHQKCDPDPQQTRESILALGKLAFQQLEKGNLIFYEEDLSECGIDVREVSVYSGVCTQIFREEFGLHLGKVFSFVHLSVQEFLAALYAFLSFISRNVTKQQTTDLSDLFRKSNMSDFLRSAVDKALQSENGHLDLFLRFLLGVSLESNQTLLRGLMPQTGSSSHRKQETVEYIKEKIRENPSPEKSINLFHCLNELNDHSLVQEVQTYLNRGGYNRLSGTRLSPAQWSALVFVLLNSEQELDEFNLSKYDPSEECLLRLLPVVKASRKAE; encoded by the exons atgacctccaacatgagtgtgtctggaaaacaggacttaaagaaagacgagag agtgatggagggaaagagatcagactcaccagaacccagctgtgtgtccatgaagagtgaccgGTCAATGGATCCTCCAAATatcttcagagacagagacagttctactgatgtgag accacaaaagaagaaatcaaacagcagcagaaatcagttggagtccatattcaag gagctggaacacaaagtcatcactctgataaagaatgagctgaagaggtttaggaagctcctgagtccagattacccagcatgcactgagagggagatggaggatgaggaggatctgcacagtgtcagagagggagcgctgaagatcacactgcacgtcctgaagaacatgaaccacacataTCTCGCTAATACACTGCACACca agtctgtggcctctgtgtatcacTCAAAGTTGAAATCCAACCTGAGAAAGAAgtgtaaaagaattaatgaaggaatctcacagcatggaagctcagcacttctgaatgagatctacacagagctctacatcacagagggttggagtggagacgtcaataatgaacatgaggtgagacagatcgagacagcgtccaggagaccagcaacacaggagacacccatcaaatgtaatgacctctttaaagacaagtccatcagaactgtgctgactaaaggagttgctggaattggaaaaacagtctctgtgcagaagttcattctggactgggctgaaggaaaagcaaatcaggacgtcttcttcatgtttccacttccctttagagagctgaatttgatgaagcagcaaaatctcactctgatgaatcttcttcatcactttttcccagaaatgagaaaactacaaTTGATAGACTGTGACtcctacaaagtggtgttgatctttgatggtctggatgagtgtcgacttcctctaaatttccagaagaatgagagattgtgtgatgtgacagagtcagcctcagtggatgtgctgctgacaaacctcatcaaggggaatctgcttccctctgctctcctctggataacctctcgaccaggagcagccaatcagatccctcctgagtgtgtagaccaggtaacagaggtacgaggcttcagtgatcctcagaaagaggagtacttcaggaagaagATCAGTGctcagagcctggccaataaaatcatcacacacatgaagtcttcaagaagcctctacatcatgtgccacatcccagtcttctgctggatttcagccactgttctacagagaatgttgggtgaagcagagagtggagagatccccaagactctgactgaaatgttcacacacttcctgatctttcagatcaaacacaaggaccaaaagtaccatcagaaatgtgatccagatcctcagcagacccgagagagtatcctggcactgggaaaattggctttccaacagctggagaaaggaaacctgatcttctatgaggaagacctgagtgagtgtggcattgatgtcagagaagtgtccgtgtactcaggagtgtgtacccaaatcttcagagaggagtttgggcttcacctggggaaggtgttcagctttgtacatctgagtgttcaggagtttctggctgctttatatgcatttctgtccttcatcagcagaaatgtaacaaaacaacaaaccactgatctgtctgatcttttcagaaagtcgaacatgtctgatttcctcaggagtgcagtggacaaggccttacagagtgagaatggacacctggacctgttcctccgcttccttctgggtgtctcactggagtccaatcagactctcttacgaggcttaatgccacagacaggaagcagctctcaccgcaaacaggaaacagtcgagtacatcaaggagaagatcagggagaatccatctccagagaaatccatcaatctgttccactgtctgaatgaactgaatgatcattctctagtgcaggaagtacaaactTACCTGAACAGAGGAGGTTACAATCGTCTCAGTGGAACgagactctctcctgctcagtggtcagctctggtgtttgtgttactgaactcagaacaggagctggatgagtttaATTTGAGTAAATATGACCCATCAGAagaatgtcttctgaggctgctgccagtggtcaaagcctccagaaaagcagagtga